One region of Kogia breviceps isolate mKogBre1 chromosome 17, mKogBre1 haplotype 1, whole genome shotgun sequence genomic DNA includes:
- the PDP1 gene encoding LOW QUALITY PROTEIN: pyruvate dehyrogenase phosphatase catalytic subunit 1 (The sequence of the model RefSeq protein was modified relative to this genomic sequence to represent the inferred CDS: deleted 2 bases in 2 codons; substituted 1 base at 1 genomic stop codon): MRPQILPGYHALLFQAGATAANAVSRWAGSRPNSLNLRSPRPPARRGGGSASPAPRARDSRKPARQADAGPGAQLAWGLWSAPDASSSPFRRQLGNRAQPHPPPAXQARVRSREAGPRNQWVPRAEWKGLSDPHDVTKPAGSAPLFRSHARGRGPLSSSPPTRHCAANRKAGRAPARPCGRGRVAPLRGRVAEWAGLGQGAELQGVALGCVEGPPGGAAAAAASLLRRSGSSPAVPGSYSLLRATNRPVRNPPPPAQSCEVAAGARGERRPRACGGTSPGAPGIPVRSSSLPLFSDAMPAPTQLFFPLIRNCELSRIYGTACYCHHKHLCCSPPYIPQSRLRYTPHPAYATLYRPKESWWQYTQGRRYASTPQKFYLTPPQVNSILKANEYSFKVPEFDGKNVSSVLGFDSNQLPANAPIEDRRSAATCLQTRGMLLGVFDGHAGCACSQAVSERLFYYIAVSLLPHETLLEIENAVESGRALLPILQWHKHPNDYFSKEASKLYFNSLRTYWQELIDLNTGESTEIDVKEALINAFKRLDNDISLEAQVGDPNSFLNYLVLRVAFSGATACVAHVDGVDLHVANTGDSRAMLGVQEEDGSWSAVTLSNDHNAQNEREVERLKLEHPKNEAKSVVKQDRLLGLLMPFRAFGDVKFKWSIDLQKRVIESGPDQLNDNEYTKFIPPNYYTPPYLTAEPEVTYHRLRPQDKFLVLATDGLWETMHRQDVVRIVGEYLTGMHHQQPIAVGGYKVTLGQMHGLLTERRAKMSSVFEDQNAATHLIRHAVGNNEFGAVDHERLSKMLSLPEELARMYRDDITIIVVQFNSHVVGAYQNQE, translated from the exons ATGAGGCCACAGATACTCCCGGGTTATCACGCCTTGTTATTCCAGGCAGGGGCGACTGCAGCGAATGCAGTTTCCCGTTGGGCAGGGAGCCGCCCCAACAGCCTAAACCTACGAAGCCCCCGCCCACCCGCAAGGCGCGGGGGAGGCTCGGCCAGCCCCGCGCCGAGG GCCAGAGATTCGCGGAAGCCTGCCCGGCAGGCAGATGCCGGTCCCGGGGCCCAGCTCGCTTGGGGACTCTGGTCC GCGCCAGACGCTTCCTCCAGCCCGTTCCGACGCCAACTCGGTAACCGCGCGCAGCCCCACCCTCCACCAGCCTAACAGGCGCGGGTGCGGTCACGTGAGGCGGGCCCGCGGAACCAATGGGTACCTCGCGCGGAATGGAAGGGATTGTCTGACCCCCATGACGTCACAAAGCCGGCGGGGAGCGCGCCGCTCTTCCGCTCCCACGCGCGGGGCCGCGGCCCGCTCTCCTCCTCTCCGCCCACTCGCCACTGCGCAGCCAATCGGAAGGCGGGAAGAGCTCCGGCCCGACCGTGTGGGCGGGGTAGGGTGGCGCCCCTGCGGGGCAGGGTCGCTGAGTGGGCCGGGCTGGGGCAAGGGGCCGAGCTACAGGGAGTTGCTCTGGGCTGCGTGGAAGGACCGCCCGGAGGTGCCGCCGCTGCGGCCGCCTCCTTGTTGAGAAGAAGCGGCTCCTCCCCTGCCGTGCCCGGTTCGTATTCCCTACTCCGGGCCACGAACCGGCCCGTCCGGAATCCTCCTCCACCAGCCCAAAGTTGTGAGGTGGCGGCCGGCGCGCGTGGGGAGCGGCGGCCGCGGGCGTGCGGAGGGACTAGCCCCGGAGCGCCAG GAATCCCAGTCAGAAGTTCCAGCCTGCCGCTGTTCTCTGATGCCATGCCAGCACCAACTCAACTGTTTTTCCCTCTGATCCGTAACTGTGAACTGAGCAGAATCTATGGCACTGCGTGTTACTGCCACCACAAACATCTCTGCTGCTCACCCCCTTACATTCCTCAGAGTCGCCTGAGATATACACCCCATCCGGCATATGCTACCCTTTACAGGCCAAAGGAGAGCTGGTGGCAGTACACCCAAGGAAGGAGATATGCTTCCACACCACAGAAATTTTACCTTACACCTCCACAAGTCAACAGCATCCTGAAAGCTAATGAATACAGTTTCAAAGTGCCAGAATTTGATGGCAAAAATGTCAGTTCTGTCCTTGGATTTGACAGCAatcagctgcctgcgaatgcacccATTGAGGACCGGAGAAGTGCAGCAACCTGCTTGCAGACCAGAGGGATGCTTTTGGGGGTTTTCGATGGCCATGCAGGCTGTGCTTGCTCCCAGGCGGTCAGTGAAAGACTCTTTTATTATATTGCTGTCTCTCTGTTACCCCATGAGACTTTGCTAGAGATTGAAAATGCAGTGGAGAGTGGTCGAGCACTGCTCCCCATTCTCCAGTGGCACAAGCATCCCAATGATTACTTCAGTAAGGAAGCGTCCAAATTATATTTCAACAGCTTGAGGACTTACTGGCAAGAGCTTATAGACCTTAACACTGGGGAGTCAACTGAAATTGATGTTAAGGAGGCTTTGATAAATGCTTTCAAGAGGCTTGATAATGACATCTCTTTGGAGGCTCAAGTTGGTGATCCCAACTCTTTCCTCAACTACTTGGTGCTTCGAGTGGCATTTTCTGGGGCCACAGCTTGTGTGGCCCATGTGGATGGCGTTGACCTTCACGTGGCCAATACTGGTGATAGCAGAGCCATGCTGGGTGTGCAGGAAGAGGACGGCTCTTGGTCGGCAGTCACTCTATCTAATGACCACAATGCCCAGAATGAAAGAGAAGTGGAACGCCTGAAATTGGAGCACCCAAAGAATGAGGCCAAGAGTGTGGTGAAACAGGATCGGCTGCTTGGCTTACTGATGCCATTTAGGGCCTTTGGAGATGTAAAGTTCAAATGGAGCATTGACCTTCAAAAAAGAGTGATAGAATCTGGCCCAGACCAGCTGAATGACAACGAATATACCAAGTTTATCCCTCCTAATTATTACACACCTCCTTATCTCACTGCTGAGCCAGAAGTAACTTACCACCGATTAAGGCCACAGGATAAATTTCTGGTATTGGCGACTGATGGATTGTGGGAGACAATGCATAGGCAGGATGTGGTTAGGATTGTGGGCGAGTACCTAACAGGCATGCATCACCAACAGCCGATAGCTGTTGGTGGCTATAAGGTGACTCTGGGACAGATGCATGGCCTTTTAACAGAAAGGAGAGCCAAGATGTCATCGGTATTTGAGGATCAGAATGCAGCAACCCATCTAATTCGCCATGCTGTGGGCAACAACGAGTTTGGGGCTGTTGATCACGAGCGCCTCTCCAAAATGCTTAGTCTTCCTGAAGAGCTTGCTAGGATGTACAGGGACGACATTACAATCATTGTAGTTCAGTTCAATTCTCATGTCGTAGGGGCATATCAAAACCAGGAATAG